In Amphiura filiformis chromosome 1, Afil_fr2py, whole genome shotgun sequence, the following are encoded in one genomic region:
- the LOC140164429 gene encoding metabotropic glutamate receptor 5-like: MFNYKLLFLFSVFINAISSTGTPYNSTWIPDHICYNYFRPGDILLGGIFPLMYTLNDNSPCTQDQISNWGVASTEALVFAIDQINRRSDLLPNITLGFDLRDGCRSEEVALFHATTLASFSGHEEYRKVCGYHPTPNHKRVTAIIGTGRSSTCVFAAKVGTIYNIPVISHWASTDELSNKDRFPYFLRVVPAEKAQIGGIVDILHRYNWRYVGVLYSLDADGLLATQYFKKLAEPEICIAYSQSVSLHATERDLDEVVDIIADFDKASVIVMLASYEISNNLIKRFQSSQLPNNKTFICTTYCGFIWDEDPYAERVYGSLHMRYDTTTVPEYVEHIEQLSLLNLTQIRSPFVEKYIEIKKKPLAVTSYALNVIKSVYAFAYGMHSYIENECSNDWSSCRINKKRLLNEIQNVSFLAPDGLFEFDDEGNGMATYKIHNLHYKNDKYFWKTVGYWDPREPKGQRLTVDDGNVSFAGNAYHPSLCKDKCKPGSIEVPLKGNAAGVASHADLKKLL; this comes from the coding sequence ATGTTCAACTACAAGTTGCTTTTCCTATTTTCAGTCTTTATTAATGCCATATCAAGCACTGGAACGCCATATAACAGTACATGGATACCAGATCATATTTGTTACAATTACTTCCGACCTGGTGATATCCTACTTGGGGGGATATTTCCCTTGATGTACACATTGAACGACAACAGTCCGTGTACACAGGATCAAATATCAAACTGGGGAGTTGCAAGTACCGAGGCTCTTGTCTTTGCGATCGACCAAATCAACCGACGGTCAGATTTACTACCAAATATAACGCTTGGGTTTGATCTTCGTGATGGATGCCGAAGCGAAGAGGTGGCTTTATTTCATGCAACGACGTTAGCAAGTTTCAGTGGACATGAAGAATATAGGAAAGTCTGTGGCTACCATCCTACTCCTAACCATAAACGGGTAACAGCAATCATTGGTACCGGACGGAGTTCTACTTGTGTGTTTGCTGCAAAAGTAGGGACCATATACAACATTCCTGTAATTTCACATTGGGCGAGTACGGATGAATTAAGCAACAAAGATAGGTTTCCATATTTTTTGCGTGTAGTTCCGGCTGAGAAAGCGCAAATCGGAGGTATTGTAGATATACTTCATCGGTATAATTGGCGGTATGTTGGTGTTCTCTACTCGCTTGATGCAGATGGGTTATTAGCAACgcaatacttcaagaaattgGCAGAACCGGAGATCTGTATTGCCTATTCCCAATCGGTATCACTCCACGCTACAGAAAGAGATTTGGACGAAGTAGTTGACATCATTGCCGATTTCGACAAAGCCTCTGTGATTGTTATGTTAGCTAGTTATGAAATATCTAACAATCTCATTAAGAGATTTCAAAGTTCGCAGCTGCCGAATAATAAAACATTCATATGCACAACCTACTGTGGATTCATATGGGATGAAGACCCTTACGCAGAACGAGTTTACGGGTCACTACACATGCGCTACGACACCACTACCGTCCCGGAATATGTTGAACATATTGAACAGTTATCGTTGTTGAATTTGACTCAAATAAGAAGCCCGTTCGTTGAAAAGTACATTGAGATTAAGAAGAAACCACTTGCTGTAACGTCATACGCTCTAAATGTGATCAAAAGCGTTTACGCATTTGCTTATGGTATGCACTCATACATTGAAAACGAATGTTCCAACGACTGGTCATCGTGCAGAATTAATAAGAAGAGACTTCTAAATGAAATCCAAAATGTAAGTTTTCTGGCTCCCGATGGGCTTTTTGAATTTGATGACGAAGGCAATGGTATGGCAACATACAAAATACACAATCTACATTACAAAAACgacaaatatttttggaaaacagTGGGATACTGGGATCCGCGGGAACCTAAAGGACAGCGACTGACAGTTGATGATGGAAATGTGAGTTTCGCTGGAAATGCCTATCATCCATCTCTGTGCAAAGATAAATGTAAACCTGGTTCAATAGAGGTTCCTTTAAAAGGAAATGCTGCTGGGGTTGCCAGCCATGCCGACCTGAAGAAATTGTTGTAG